The following nucleotide sequence is from Thermotoga sp..
CCCATCAGGGATTTTACCAATTCCTGTGCCTGTTCTCTTGTGAGTTCTCCTTTCTGCTCCATCTCGTATGCACGATTCAGGATCCCGTACACCGCTTCAACAAGATGCCTGGTTTCTTCCTTTTTCCTCTCCATGATCGAGTTGTAGACGGTCGTGTTCAAAAGTATATATTGAGCAGCGAAAAACACCAGCACTACCACCACGCCCAATACGAGAACTTTGGAAGAGATACTTCTCATGTCTGAAACCTCCTTTTTGATTGGAATGATTGTAATGATTGCGAAGAATAAGTAAACTTTAACATGGAGATTATATCACAAAAAAGGGGGAATCTCTCCCCCCTCTTCAGTGCTTCAGAACATGTTATCGCTTCAAAAGGTGTTTTATTGTCAGGAGGGATTTCGTGAGATCCTCGTCCACTACGATGATGCTGGAAGGAAGAGCGAGCCGCGCCCCAGTAAAGTTCCAGATCGCTCTTATTTCCTTTTTTATCAGCTCTTCTGCGGTGCTTTGAGCTTTCTCTCTGGGAACGCACAGAGCGGCTATCTCCACGTTGAATCTTCTCACCACTCTCTCCAGAACATCCATTTCCCTGACCGCAAACTCACCGATGAACTTTCCTATGCTTTCGCCTCCAACATCGAACACAGCAACTACCTTCACACCAACACTTTTGAAATCGTAACTCACCAGTGCCTTTGCAAGATCGTCTGTTCCCACAACTATCATGTTAGTTGTATCGTTGACACCGAAGAGTTCGTTCAGTTCCGAGCGAAGTTCTTCCACGTTGTAGCCTACTCTCGGCTTACCCTGACACTTCAAATACGAAAGATCCTTTCTTACGAGCTCTGGATTGATTTCAAGCATCCGCGCCAGTTCATCCGAAGAAATGAACTCCTTTTCCACAAGGGTCAGAGCTTTTCTGTACAACTTCAACCTTTCAAACGTGGATCTTGGAAAGTGAATCATCTCACTCATTTTTTGATAGCTCCTCTATGACTTTCTCAAAAGTTGCCTCGCTCACAATTTTACCATTCACAACGACGTTTGGAGAATCACCACAGTTTTCCACGCAGAAGGTTCCAAGAACCTCTATCTTTCCTTCCATGTCGCTTTCCTTGACGTAGTCGATGAGTTTTTTCAGGATCTCGTAGGATCCCCTCGTGTAACAGGAAGTTCCAAGACAAACCTTCACGGTCTTCTTTTCGCCGTTTGGTACTGGAAGGATTTCCACGTCTTTCTTGGGGTATCTTCTTCGCGGTTTGTAAGTAGTGTGAAGTATGCTGTGTCTTGTTTCTCCGTCTTTAAGATCTTCTTCGTAAAGTCTCATGAGGAAGAGATTTTCTACAGGGGTGAGTAGGCTCTTTATCCCCATGATGTCTCTTAAGACTTCTGCTCTGTGCTGTCTTATTTTGGAGTCGTTCGGGTACGGTTGTCCTCCGCCCCCCACACAGCCGTAGCTGCAGGCCATCACTTCTACGATGGACACGTCATCTTTTTCTTCCAGGAACTTCTTGACGTTTCCAAGGCCGTAGATGACCGCTCCTTTGAAGGATGTCCCATCTTTGAGCGTAACTTCCGCCAGCACGACGTCGTTTTCTTGAATCTTCACGTCCGTCTTTTCCACTCCGATCTCCGCGTCCAGAACAGAAAGCACGCAAGAAAAGACTCCTCCAGTTTTTCCAAAGCCGAGTCCTGCCTGAGAGGACACACCGTACGGTCTATCGAAGGGCTGTGGTTCCACTTTGCTGATGTCGATCCTGCTCATTTTGATGAGTTGTGAGAGTTCCCTGGTGGTGAGGACAAGGTC
It contains:
- a CDS encoding redox-sensing transcriptional repressor Rex translates to MSEMIHFPRSTFERLKLYRKALTLVEKEFISSDELARMLEINPELVRKDLSYLKCQGKPRVGYNVEELRSELNELFGVNDTTNMIVVGTDDLAKALVSYDFKSVGVKVVAVFDVGGESIGKFIGEFAVREMDVLERVVRRFNVEIAALCVPREKAQSTAEELIKKEIRAIWNFTGARLALPSSIIVVDEDLTKSLLTIKHLLKR